A stretch of Paenibacillus sp. URB8-2 DNA encodes these proteins:
- the mraY gene encoding phospho-N-acetylmuramoyl-pentapeptide-transferase, protein MDYQLLLLTIAVSFILAVIAAPLIIPLLRRMKFGQQVRDDGPQTHLKKAGTPTMGGIIIMLAFALSFLKFSVVNTDFYVLLVSALGYGLVGFLDDYIKIVFKRSLGLTPRQKLLGQLLVGAVICGLLISAGHNTSISIAGTAISFDWGGWFYYPFIILMMMAVTNAVNFTDGVDGLLSGVSAIALAAFAVVAMQATSIAAGVCAAAMIGAVLGFLVFNAHPAKVFMGDFGSFGIGGALGAIAIVTKTELLFVVIGGVFVIEMLSVVLQVASFKTRGKRIFRMSPIHHHYELGGWSEWRVVITFWAVGIVLAGLGLYISKGL, encoded by the coding sequence GTGGATTATCAACTGCTGCTTCTGACTATCGCTGTATCCTTTATCCTTGCGGTGATTGCCGCTCCGCTCATCATTCCGCTGCTGCGCCGCATGAAATTCGGACAGCAGGTCCGCGACGACGGGCCTCAAACTCATTTGAAAAAAGCAGGAACGCCCACAATGGGCGGAATCATCATCATGCTGGCGTTCGCCTTGTCTTTTCTGAAATTTTCAGTTGTAAATACGGACTTTTATGTCCTTCTGGTATCCGCGCTTGGCTATGGCCTGGTCGGTTTCCTGGATGATTATATCAAAATCGTCTTTAAACGCTCCCTCGGGCTGACGCCGCGGCAAAAGCTGTTAGGACAGTTATTGGTGGGCGCCGTCATATGCGGCCTGCTGATTTCCGCCGGACACAATACAAGCATCAGCATCGCGGGCACAGCCATCAGCTTTGACTGGGGCGGCTGGTTCTACTATCCGTTTATTATCCTCATGATGATGGCGGTAACCAATGCGGTCAATTTTACCGATGGAGTAGATGGATTGTTATCGGGCGTCAGCGCCATTGCGCTTGCTGCTTTTGCCGTAGTGGCCATGCAGGCCACTTCAATTGCGGCTGGAGTATGTGCGGCGGCGATGATTGGTGCGGTACTAGGCTTTCTGGTGTTCAATGCCCATCCTGCCAAGGTGTTTATGGGAGATTTCGGCTCCTTCGGCATTGGCGGCGCTCTCGGCGCTATTGCCATTGTCACCAAAACAGAGCTTCTGTTTGTAGTGATTGGCGGCGTCTTTGTCATTGAGATGCTGTCCGTCGTTTTGCAGGTCGCGTCTTTTAAGACACGCGGCAAGCGTATTTTCAGAATGAGCCCGATCCATCATCACTACGAGCTTGGCGGCTGGTCGGAATGGCGTGTCGTCATTACCTTCTGGGCGGTAGGCATCGTGCTGGCCGGCCTGGGACTTTATATCAGCAAGGGGTTGTAG
- the murD gene encoding UDP-N-acetylmuramoyl-L-alanine--D-glutamate ligase — MKHPDKYRGEEVVVVGLAKSGVQVAKVLHERGAVVTVNDKKEREQCPEASELESLGISVICGGHPDGLIHEGVRLVVKNPGIPYSVPPVRKALELGIEVVTEVEVAYHLCAAPIIGITGSNGKTTTTTWVGKMLEAAGMKPIVAGNIGTPLSQAAQEASPDNWMVVELSSFQLKGTEEFRPKVGCLLNVAETHLDYHGDMSDYVASKAKLFANQGAGDTAVLNWDDSYCRELVPYIKGIILPFSMTEELVQGVFVRPSYVPGTEDDLKRVIVYRDYTESDTVIAEVASIGLPGRFNVENALAACAIAIAAGADPAGLADALASFRGVEHRLEYVAGKGGAAYYNNSKATNSKATSMALASFRQPIVLIAGGLDRGSDYMELVQVLEGRVKAMVVLGQTKDKLAHVAKLAGLKTVITVDNEDSAASVLQKAVREAAALAEEGDVVLLSPACASWDMFTSYEERGRIFKEAVHNL, encoded by the coding sequence ATGAAACATCCGGATAAGTACCGCGGTGAAGAGGTCGTCGTTGTAGGGCTTGCGAAGAGCGGCGTTCAAGTGGCCAAGGTGCTGCATGAGCGCGGCGCCGTCGTCACGGTGAACGACAAAAAAGAGAGAGAACAATGTCCCGAAGCTTCCGAACTGGAGTCTTTGGGAATTTCTGTTATATGCGGTGGGCATCCGGACGGACTCATTCACGAAGGCGTGCGGCTCGTCGTGAAGAATCCCGGCATTCCGTACAGCGTTCCACCGGTCCGCAAAGCGCTGGAGCTGGGCATCGAGGTGGTGACGGAGGTTGAGGTAGCCTATCATCTGTGCGCGGCGCCGATCATCGGCATTACCGGGTCCAACGGCAAGACGACCACAACAACCTGGGTAGGAAAAATGCTGGAAGCCGCCGGTATGAAGCCGATCGTGGCCGGAAATATCGGAACTCCGCTCAGCCAGGCGGCTCAGGAAGCTTCCCCGGACAACTGGATGGTCGTGGAACTGAGCAGCTTTCAGCTTAAAGGGACGGAAGAATTCCGGCCCAAAGTGGGCTGTCTGCTGAATGTGGCCGAGACTCATCTCGACTACCACGGCGATATGAGCGATTACGTGGCTTCCAAAGCCAAGCTGTTTGCCAATCAGGGAGCGGGAGACACGGCCGTGCTGAACTGGGACGATTCATACTGCAGAGAGCTTGTGCCTTATATCAAGGGAATTATTTTGCCCTTTTCGATGACGGAAGAACTGGTGCAGGGCGTGTTTGTTCGCCCCTCCTACGTGCCGGGCACCGAGGACGATCTGAAACGGGTCATTGTCTACCGCGACTATACGGAGAGCGATACGGTGATCGCTGAAGTGGCCTCCATCGGACTTCCCGGCCGCTTTAACGTGGAGAATGCGCTGGCGGCCTGCGCCATCGCGATTGCCGCCGGGGCGGACCCTGCAGGACTCGCCGATGCGCTGGCTTCCTTCCGCGGCGTGGAGCACCGGCTGGAATATGTCGCTGGCAAGGGCGGCGCGGCGTATTACAACAACTCCAAAGCGACCAACTCCAAGGCGACGTCGATGGCGCTTGCCTCGTTCCGCCAGCCTATCGTGCTGATCGCTGGAGGGCTTGACCGCGGCTCCGATTACATGGAGCTGGTCCAGGTCCTTGAAGGGCGCGTCAAAGCGATGGTGGTCTTGGGGCAGACGAAGGACAAGCTCGCGCATGTCGCGAAGCTCGCCGGGTTAAAGACGGTTATCACGGTCGATAATGAAGACAGCGCCGCCTCGGTGCTGCAAAAGGCCGTGCGGGAAGCCGCCGCTCTCGCCGAAGAGGGGGATGTGGTGCTGCTGTCGCCCGCCTGCGCCAGTTGGGACATGTTCACATCCTATGAAGAGCGCGGGCGTATTTTTAAAGAGGCGGTGCATAATCTGTAA
- a CDS encoding UDP-N-acetylmuramoyl-tripeptide--D-alanyl-D-alanine ligase → MITRTLQSIAAMCGGELSPGSAADAEVTGVVTDSRKITPGCLFVPLVGDSFDGHDYSESALKAGSAATLWTRNKGAAPQENAVLVDDTLDALQRLASAYLKEVAPRVVAVTGSNGKTTTKDIITALLETRFKVHKTQGNFNNHIGLPLTVLSMAADTEIAVLEMGMSSRGEISLLSCLAKPDTAVITNVGESHLLQLGSRKEIARAKLEIAEGLKPGGLLIYNGDEPLLAEVMGEPGFAAPEDLRTFRFGLGTGNDDYPTGIMAHEGGTTFTSSLHGEHVFTLPLPGRHNVVNSLAAMAVASHYGVNEVELAAGLGRLKLTGMRIELIRASSGLTLLNDAYNASPTSMKAAIDVLQSMKGAGAKIAVLGDMLELGPDEATFHAEVGAYLDPEKVDLVFAYGPLSAHLAEAAALRFGPDRVYAFTDKSAMTDLLLKKTDPKDIVLFKASRGMRLEESLQRLHAHFDQS, encoded by the coding sequence TTGATTACAAGAACACTGCAAAGCATTGCCGCCATGTGCGGGGGCGAGCTGTCCCCAGGCAGCGCAGCCGATGCGGAAGTTACGGGAGTTGTTACCGACTCCCGTAAAATTACGCCCGGCTGCCTGTTCGTACCTTTGGTCGGCGACAGCTTTGACGGACATGATTACAGCGAGTCCGCTCTGAAAGCAGGATCGGCCGCAACGCTGTGGACGCGGAATAAAGGCGCTGCTCCGCAGGAGAATGCGGTTCTGGTGGACGACACGCTGGACGCGCTGCAGCGCCTGGCATCCGCCTACCTTAAGGAAGTGGCACCGCGTGTAGTCGCCGTCACCGGCAGCAACGGAAAGACGACGACCAAGGATATCATTACCGCTCTCCTTGAGACGCGGTTCAAGGTACACAAGACGCAGGGGAATTTCAATAACCATATCGGACTGCCGCTCACCGTCCTGTCCATGGCGGCCGATACAGAAATCGCCGTGCTGGAGATGGGCATGAGCTCGCGGGGGGAAATCTCTTTGCTCTCCTGCCTCGCTAAGCCCGATACGGCTGTCATTACCAATGTGGGCGAATCGCATCTTCTCCAGCTGGGCTCGCGCAAGGAAATCGCGCGGGCGAAGCTGGAAATCGCCGAAGGGCTTAAACCCGGCGGCCTGCTCATTTATAACGGGGATGAGCCGCTGCTTGCCGAGGTGATGGGCGAGCCGGGGTTTGCGGCGCCGGAAGATCTGCGGACGTTCCGTTTCGGACTTGGGACCGGCAATGACGACTATCCGACAGGGATTATGGCGCATGAAGGCGGAACGACGTTCACTTCAAGCCTTCACGGCGAGCATGTCTTCACGCTCCCGCTGCCCGGCAGGCATAATGTCGTGAACAGTTTGGCTGCGATGGCGGTGGCAAGCCATTACGGCGTGAACGAAGTGGAGTTGGCTGCCGGCCTCGGCAGGCTCAAGCTGACCGGAATGCGGATCGAGTTGATCCGCGCGTCCTCCGGCCTTACACTGCTGAACGATGCGTACAATGCCAGTCCAACGTCGATGAAGGCAGCGATCGATGTGCTTCAGTCCATGAAGGGTGCTGGAGCCAAAATTGCGGTGTTGGGGGACATGCTTGAGCTTGGGCCGGACGAAGCTACCTTCCATGCGGAAGTCGGGGCCTATCTGGACCCGGAGAAAGTCGACCTTGTCTTTGCTTACGGTCCGCTCTCCGCACATCTGGCAGAGGCTGCTGCGCTGCGGTTCGGTCCGGACCGGGTGTATGCTTTTACCGACAAGTCTGCAATGACCGATCTGCTTCTTAAGAAGACCGATCCGAAAGACATCGTGCTGTTCAAGGCGTCCCGAGGCATGAGGCTGGAAGAATCGCTTCAGCGTCTGCATGCCCATTTTGATCAAAGTTAA
- a CDS encoding UDP-N-acetylmuramoyl-L-alanyl-D-glutamate--2,6-diaminopimelate ligase, with amino-acid sequence MKLEELSSCLAVSHLFGNGETEITDLQADSRKVKPGDLFICLPGFTVDGHEFAPQAASSGAAALVVERKLDIDLPQIVVGDSRFAMSVLAGAFFGSPSSRMKMIGVTGTNGKTTTTYLIERILEDHGVKTGLIGTIQMRYGGVSYPMPRTTPESLELQRSLNDMVSKGVQCCVMEVSSHALEQGRVKGTDFRTAIFTNLTQDHLDYHHTMEEYRAAKGLFFSRLGNAISPWKEERKYAVLNADDAASSYFAAQTAAEIITYGIDNDANVRASQISITAKGTAFHVDTFKGEADISLKMVGKFNVYNALAAITAALLEEVPLADIKASLEAVPGVSGRVESVDEGQPYAVVVDYAHTPDGLENVLRTVREFAEGKVLTVFGCGGDRDRTKRPLMGKIAAKYSDHILVTSDNPRTEDPETILKDIEAGLIDDGVDRSRYELIVDRREAIGKAIDVASPGDVVLIAGKGHETYQLIGGAVLDFDDRIVAKEAIRGRSH; translated from the coding sequence ATGAAACTTGAAGAACTGTCTTCTTGTCTGGCGGTTTCGCATTTATTTGGGAACGGCGAAACCGAGATTACCGATTTGCAGGCTGATTCCCGGAAGGTAAAGCCTGGAGATTTGTTCATCTGCCTCCCCGGCTTTACCGTGGATGGGCATGAATTTGCGCCGCAGGCCGCATCAAGTGGTGCGGCGGCGCTTGTTGTGGAACGCAAGCTCGATATCGATCTGCCGCAGATTGTTGTGGGTGACAGCCGGTTTGCGATGTCCGTCCTGGCGGGTGCGTTCTTCGGGTCGCCCAGCAGCCGGATGAAGATGATCGGTGTTACCGGAACGAACGGAAAGACGACGACAACCTATCTGATCGAACGCATCTTGGAGGATCACGGGGTAAAGACAGGGCTCATCGGGACGATTCAAATGCGTTACGGCGGAGTCAGCTATCCGATGCCCCGTACGACGCCGGAGTCTCTTGAGCTTCAGCGTTCGCTGAACGACATGGTTTCCAAGGGCGTGCAGTGCTGCGTGATGGAGGTTTCCTCGCATGCGCTCGAACAGGGGCGGGTAAAAGGGACGGATTTCCGCACCGCCATTTTCACCAATTTGACACAGGATCATTTGGATTATCATCATACGATGGAAGAGTATCGTGCGGCGAAGGGACTGTTCTTCTCCAGACTCGGAAATGCAATTTCCCCCTGGAAAGAAGAACGCAAATACGCCGTACTGAATGCGGACGACGCGGCTAGCTCTTACTTTGCGGCCCAGACGGCGGCGGAAATCATTACATACGGGATAGACAATGATGCCAACGTCCGCGCTTCGCAAATTTCCATTACGGCCAAAGGCACCGCATTTCACGTGGACACCTTTAAGGGAGAAGCCGATATTTCGCTGAAAATGGTAGGCAAATTCAATGTGTACAACGCGCTTGCCGCCATAACGGCGGCCTTGCTGGAGGAAGTTCCGCTTGCGGATATCAAGGCAAGCCTTGAAGCGGTGCCGGGCGTGAGCGGTCGTGTGGAGTCGGTGGACGAAGGCCAGCCGTACGCGGTCGTTGTGGACTACGCGCATACTCCGGACGGACTGGAAAATGTGCTTCGCACGGTTCGGGAATTTGCGGAGGGGAAAGTGCTGACCGTCTTCGGCTGCGGCGGCGACCGCGACCGGACGAAACGGCCGCTGATGGGCAAAATCGCCGCCAAATACAGCGATCACATTCTTGTCACTTCCGATAACCCGCGGACTGAAGATCCGGAGACCATTTTGAAGGACATCGAAGCAGGGTTGATTGATGACGGCGTGGACCGCAGCCGGTATGAACTGATCGTTGACCGGCGCGAAGCGATCGGGAAAGCTATTGATGTGGCAAGCCCCGGCGATGTAGTATTGATTGCGGGGAAAGGTCATGAGACCTACCAACTGATTGGCGGCGCCGTTCTCGATTTCGATGACCGCATCGTCGCCAAAGAAGCCATAAGGGGTAGAAGCCATTGA